A section of the Ciceribacter thiooxidans genome encodes:
- a CDS encoding nucleotidyltransferase family protein: MKITDAMVLAAGLGTRLRPVTDTIPKPLVKVAGKAMIEYALDLLADAGVERVVVNVHHHAEQMIDYLESYPRLQVIVSDEREALMNSGGGLAKGLRLLGDATVFVMNADLFWIGDKRNHGSNLERLASFFDPARMDMALLCADPDHTSGHNGKNDFNLDEQGHLTRYQPGDARPVVYAGALVMNPSLLADAPPDAFNLNIYFDRAIAKGRLFGLTLNGHWITVGTPEAIGEAEDAIRSLQN, encoded by the coding sequence ATGAAGATCACTGACGCAATGGTGCTTGCTGCCGGACTCGGGACCCGGTTGCGACCTGTCACCGACACCATTCCCAAACCGCTCGTGAAGGTAGCCGGGAAGGCGATGATAGAGTACGCGCTCGACCTGCTTGCCGACGCCGGCGTGGAGCGCGTGGTGGTGAATGTCCACCACCACGCCGAACAGATGATCGACTATCTGGAAAGCTATCCACGGCTGCAAGTCATCGTCTCCGACGAACGGGAAGCGTTGATGAACTCAGGCGGCGGGCTCGCCAAGGGCCTGCGCCTCCTTGGCGACGCGACGGTCTTCGTCATGAATGCGGATCTGTTCTGGATCGGTGACAAACGCAACCACGGGAGCAATCTCGAGCGGCTCGCCAGCTTCTTTGATCCCGCACGCATGGATATGGCGCTTCTTTGCGCTGATCCCGATCACACGAGCGGCCACAACGGCAAGAACGACTTCAATCTCGATGAGCAAGGACACTTGACGCGTTACCAGCCGGGAGATGCGCGTCCCGTCGTCTATGCCGGCGCGCTCGTCATGAACCCGTCTCTCCTGGCCGATGCTCCGCCCGATGCCTTCAACCTCAACATCTATTTCGACCGTGCCATCGCCAAAGGTCGCCTCTTCGGGCTAACATTGAACGGACACTGGATAACGGTAGGAACCCCGGAGGCGATCGGCGAAGCTGAAGACGCGATCCGGAGCCTGCAAAATTAG